ACACTGCGGTCCACTGAATTCACGAAGGCGACCTCATTCGCTCCCGTCTGGTACATCGCGCTCCACCATGAATTTCCGAAGGCCGGTATGTCATTATCTACCCAGGTGTTCCCGTAATCGTTGCTGAGGGATAGCACATTGGAATTGGAGCTGAGCAGCAGACGGCCGTCGGCCAGGGACAGAATATAAGGACCACCCTGCTGGTTGGTTGAGACCTGAGTGCCAATGCCGCTGGACCAGGTTTTGCCGTCTGTGCTTTTTTTGGTGAAAATTCTGCAGCTCTGCGTCCCGCACACCTCAAAGGCTACAATATACTGCCCGTTCGCCATCTTGGTCCAGACCGGCATTCCCGGACGTGCTCCCGAATTAGAGGGGTCCCAGGCAACATAGATTTCATTCCCCCAGCTCGCGCCGCCATTGGTGGAGATCTTCTGGGAGATGATCTGGCTGTAGGACGGATTCTCGGTCACATGCTTCTCGCTCGCATACATCACGCCGACTGAGCCGTCATTCAGGAGCTGCATATGCGGCTCGTACACGCCTTTGTCAGGGTTCCCCAGCGCACCGGGAGCGCCGTTATTCTCGTCGATGGTGCTGAGATAGCTCCAGTTCGCGCCGCCGTTCACGCTCTTATACACTCTGAGCTTGTACGATTCCTGCCAGCGGACAGAGCGCATCGCCAGCAGCAGGTCGCCATTCGGGAGCTGCAGAAGCTGCCCGTTATCCAGGTCGCGCCCGTCCTCCCACAGGGTGGACATCAGCGACCAGGTGCGGCAATTATCGGTGCTGCGGAACACCTGCAGCCGGGTGCCTCCCCAGGACACCTTGGTGTAGCCGTTGTTGTCGTAGATAGCGGCCACTGCCAGCCAGTCCCCGTTCGCCAGCTTGATCATCCGGGCATATTCGGAGCCGAAAGTTCCTGGCCTTAAGCCGCGGGCATCAGGACCCGCATCGGTGAACGTGTTAATGTTGGTGATGGTGGAGGTGGTCCCCCAGACCACCGGGCCATTCGCGGCATTCACCGGGATGGCGGCAAAGATCAGCAGCAGACTCAGGGAAGCGGACAGCGAGACGAACCATTTTTTGAACACAGTAGCCCTCCTCTTAATCTTAAGTGATGTAGTATGTTGACCGCACTTATAATGTAAGTGCTTTCACCAAAGATTCTAAACGGCTTCCCTTGGTCATAGAACCGATAATTCACCGCTATTTGGGCTACAATGTTACGATGATCTCCCCGGCTGCAGGTTGATCTTACGAATCTCGTCCAGCGGAAGCTTCGGTGTCCGGTCCTCCGTAAGCAGTCCGTTCACCTCCTGCTGCACATCCGTCACCTGGGTGTAGCAATAACCGCAGATATAAGGGGTATCCTTGATCGCCTGCGTAATGCTGCGGAAGCGCTCCAGGAAGGCCTTGGTGCTGCGTACCTGCTCCCCATATCCCCAGCCTGTGCCGGTGTCGAAGGCAATTCCTCCGAATTCACTGACCATGACCGGCTGCCCCCGATACTCGTAGCCCTTGGCAATGGCGTATTTCCAATTATTGAATGAAGAACTGCCGCCAAGCACGCTGCCGGAATCGGCATAACGCTCCAATAGAGCCGCGCCGCTCTCCTCATAGTCATGCAGGGTGATAATATCGCTGACCGTATGCTCCCAGCCGTCATTCACAATTACCGGCCGGTCCGGGTCCAGCGCCTTCGTCAGATGATAGATCCCCACCGTGAACTGCTGCTGGCGCTTGTTCGTGTAGACCTGCGGAACACCCCAGGATTCGTTAAAAGGCACCCAAGTAATCACCGAGGGATGATTATATTGCTGGCGGACAATCTCTGTCCATTCGTTCGTGAACTGCTCCACCGCCTCATCATTAAACTCGAAGGTCGCCGCCATCTCCGACCAGACCAGCAGGCCCTTCACATCACACCAGTACAGGAAGCGCGCATCCTCAATCTTCATATGCTTGCGGACGCCGTTGTAGCCCATCGCCAGAATTGCGTCGATATCGGCAATCAGCGCCTCCTCTGAAGGCGGGGTCAGATGACTGTCCGGCCAGTAGCCCTGATCGAGAATCAGCCTCTGGTATACCGGCGTGTTGTTGAGCAGAACCTTGCCCTGTTCGATGGAAATTTTGCGGAGTCCGAAATAGGAGAATACCCGGTCGATCACCTGTTCCTTATCGTACAGAATGAATTCCACCTCATACAGCACCGGCGATGCAGGGGACCAGGACTGGAGCTTCCATGGGCCATTCGCTTCATGCGTCAGTTCAACGTCAAGCTGGAGCGAAGTGCGGTCCGCCTGCAGCGAGACCTGCTTGAAGGTCTTCTCCCCGGTGCTGATTCTTGTCTCCAGCCGGAGATCAGGATTCGCCCCGTGCGTGTTGTATTCAAAGTGGACCGAGCGGTTATCGAGATCCGGGGTGATTTTGACAGATTTGAGATACGAAGGAGATACACACTCCAGCCACACACTCTGCCAGATTCCCGTCGTCTGCACGTAGAAGCATTCGAAGTTCTCGTCCACCCAGCGCTGTTTGCCCCGGGGCTGGGTGCAGCTCTGGCTGTCCTCTGCCTTGACCGTCAGACGGTTCACCGCACCAGTGCCCGTGTTCAGATAACCGGTAATATCCAGTGTAAAAGCCGCATACCCGCCTTGATGCCCCCCGGCATAGCTGCCGTTGACCCATACCTTCGCGATGTAGTCCACCGCCTGGAAATTCAGCAGCACCCGCTTGGTGCCCAAGCTGTCAGGAAGCTGCAAGTCCCGCTCATACCAGACATAGGGATGGAATACGGGATCACCGATCCCGCTGGCCTCTGTCTCATAGGTGAACGGAACCTCAATCTTCAGATCGCCATGCAGCGCCTCATACCATCTGTCCTTCTCCCCTGTATTGTCATCGTCATAACGGAAGTCCCATTGTCCGTTCAGGCTCTGCCAGGCGTCACGGACGAACTGCGGCCGCGGATAATCCTTAATATAGTGCCGGGTTGTCATTGAACAGTGCACACTCCTTATAAACAATAATTTTGTTTTAATACAATAATTATGTATCAATTATTACAGAATCTGCCGAAATGTCAATGCCAACAAAAAAGAACCGCCGCCATAAGCAGCAGGTTCTTCATATAAGACCAGCTATTGTTCCTTCTATGCCTTCACACTATAAAAAATCTTCATCACCAGATCCTGCTCATAATCGCCGAACTTCTTGCCGAACAGGTTCATTCCGCCCTTGTACCTGGCATCCTCCTTCACACCGAGCCGCAGATCCACATGGTTCTGCCGGGTGAGGCTCAACTGCTCCAGCGTCACAGCGGATAGCTCCTGATGGTCGATGGTGCTGCGGGTATGGTCTATGCTCCAGGTCTTGAGCGCACCGAACTGGGTGCCCGAATCGATCCACCAGGCAGGATTCAGCTTCCCGCGCCGGCCGCCGAAATCGCCCGGTGAGGTCCAGGTGCCGACCTCCACCTGATTAATCCAGAGCGTAATATCCGACGGCCAGTCATTGGCGTAATTCGGCGCTTCCGAACAGATCTCCATCGAGAACTGGATCTCGCGGATCTCCGCCCCCGGCGGAATCTCCAGCGGGTAGCGGTATTCGAGATAGCCCTTGCGCAGCCACACCAGTTGGGCCTGTACCCGGTTCGGGTGAAAGAATCCCGCCGGCGAGTCCTCCGTGATGATCGGGCCGCTCTCACTGACCATGCCGCAGGTCGGGGCTACCTCACAGGCGGTGAAATTGCCGATCGGCATGGCAATCTCGTAGCAATGCTCGCCCTGACCCGCCTCAGCCAGCGGCTGCGGAGCATTAATGATGATCTTGATGTCATCATAGATCCGGCTGCAGACCTTCATCGCGCCGCGTGAAGCAGGCAGCAGCTCTGTCTCGATCAGCCTTGCCTGCTCCAGCACCTTCACATTGGAAGCCGCTGTCGACACCGGGATCTCCAGCGCCTCCGCCAGCTCCGCTACATTCATTCGCCGTTTGTTGAGCAGTGCCAGCATTCCTAGCCTCAGCTCGGTAGACAATGCGTGTGTTACCTTCACCAGCTCATCCGCATGCTCCATGGATAATTCCAGTATACCAATCACCCCGTTTTGACACAGTATGTAATTCCCGCCGCCCGGGCAGGATCAATGGACTTCTCTCAGACTAGTCCTCCAGCATAACCACCTGATCGCCCAGCCGGACTTCTCCTGTGCGGATCACCGAAGCATAGACGCCGAACTGCTGGTTCAGCTCCTTGTAGACCTGCTTAAGGAGTGAGCTGTCGCGCTCCAGTGTATCCGGGTCAGTCGTAATCATCACGCAGCGCTCACAATAGCTGTCCACCTGCAGCTCCGCACTGCCTATGGTCAGACGGCGGCCCAGCCACTCTTCTTCCCCCAGCGAGTCCTCACTCACTTCCACAAGGAAATTGCCCCGGAAGCGGCGCTGGTCTATAGGCTTGCCCCACAGAACCTCCAGCTTCTTCAGGCTCTTATCGGTCACCAGCAGAATACTGGCCCCATCTACCGATAACAGCTCAGGGTACTGCGCCTCCGGGTGAGGAGCTTTAGGCTCCGACATTGTAATTTCAGTCTTCGTCAAACTTTGAATTTCCGCCAACAGCTCCCGGTCCCAGCCGAACACCCGGCCATCCTCCGCCGTAACGCGAATCGCTCCACCATTATACTCAGCCTTGTAGGACATCATCCGGGGAACCTTCCGGGCCGTGATGTACTGCGACCAGTCTTTTTTGGTCATATCATAAAAGGAACAATACCGGTCCCCCTCCACTCCGTAAGATACAACCTTACAAGACTCCAGTTCCTCCCCCGCAAAGGATTTCACCGGATAACGGTTAATTGCCTTAATCTCGCCAACTGTAACTGGCACGCCCCCACCTCTTCTGTCTTTAATCTGATTTCTCTGCTACTTTTACTGCAGCGGCTTTAACTTCTGAATCTCTTCAACGGAAAGACCGGTTGCTTCGGTGATGACAGATAGCTCTATACCTAAAGCAAGCAGCTTAAGAGCCGTTTCTTTTTTTGAATCAGCCTTACCTTTTGCCTCCCCTTCAGCCCAGCCCTTAGCCTCGGCCACCTTAGCCGCTTCATACATCGACGCCTCATCGTGCAGATAACGTTGACGAGCTTCGTATTGTCTGCGGGCCTCTTCATTCTGACTCAGAAACTCCAGCGTATTCATGGCTTTTTTCAACACAGGTTCGTTCATAGTCAGCACCTCCCATTTGGTTTGGTCTACGCCCTTAAGGAATAACAGCCAATTCACCAGTCCGCCTTGCTCCAGGGAGACCGCCTGCTCATCCAGCTTCGGCAATTCCAGGAAGTGAATCTCAATATCGTCAAGCAGAGGAATTCCCGTGCGGTCCTCCCGTAAGTGAAAAACATTATGATACAAAGTATTCGGAAGTAAAGCAAAGTTTATAATGTTGATTGTCACGCACCGCTTTAACTGGTTATAGGGCTGGCTCTCCTGCAATTGAGTAGAATACTGTTTGCTCCAATAGTAAAGTGTCCGTTTCTCCGTATCGTATTTGTTGAACAACTGCATCTCCACATTAATAATTTCGCCCTCGGTCGTCTTGGCCCGAATGTCGAGAATCGACTGCTTATCGCGGGGAGAGTCCTTATCGGTATAAGGATTCAGGAGAATGATATCACTTAACAAGGGCTTGCCCGCTTCAGTAAACGTTCGATTCAGAAAAGCCAGCAGCACGTCACGGTTCTCTTCACTTCCAAAAATCCGTTTAAATAAGCGGAAACGGCTTTATCGCCCCTTTAAGGGCGGTACCGTTTCAGCGAAAAATAGAAGGAAAAATTATCGTGTGAAACAAATAAATTCTTATATTTCAAGAAGTCATTTCGGGGATCCAGCAGCTCCATCCAATACAAACCTCCGTTTCAGTGTTTCAGTCTTATTATACCATTATCGCTGCCTGTTTTGCGTGAGGCAAGAGCCGGGCACGTTCAGATTAAAACAACCTCTATACGCAAATAGAAAAGGACAGCCCGAAGGCCATCCTTTTCACATCATTTCTTTACAGTGATTCCCCGATCACCCGCTTGTAATACAAAACAGACAAGAGACCGAAAATGGAATACAACACGGTATATAATCCCATGACAGCGAACATCGGGGTCAGCATCTCGGTTCCGAAGAAGAACCAGCCGGATTTCACTGCAAAGTAACTGTGGCACAGCCCGACAATCAGCGGGATGCCGAAATTGAACAGCTGTTTGAAACGGATACCGCGCAGGAGATCACCCTGAGTGAAGCCCAGCTTGCGCAGGATCGTGTATCCGCCCCGCTCCTCCTCGCTCTCATCCATCTGCTTGAAGTAGAGAATACAGCCGGAGGTAATCAGGAACGTTAAGCCCAGGAAGCCGACAATGAACATAATCAGGCCCATATTGGTCCGCTGGTTGAACTCATATTGATATTGCGAGAAGCTTTGCAGCTCTGGCTTCTGCTGTGTATAAATCTCATACGCCTGCTTCACCTGTGAAGACTGGGTCAGATTAAGCCCGTAATAGATCCCATCGCCGCTTACCCGTTCCTGCTCTTTCGGATCTTTACGCTGAGCCAACTCCTGGTAGACTGAATCATCCACCACGAACACCCCCAGGATTCCGCCGCCAAAATAATACGGCAGCACGCTCTCCTCCGACAAGCCTGCAAGCTGCTGCTTAACAACACCATCCTTAGTGAGGAAGTCCAGCTCCCCTTTGTTCTTAAGCTTCAACATCGTTTGCTTCGTAGTCGTATAACCCATAATGCTGGCTTCGCCGGGTTGCACATCTACATCCTTCAGACTGCTGTCACTAATTACGGTTGCTAAGAGGCTGGTTTCATCGCCCGGTGTATTTTTGGTATCCAAGACTTGCTTAAGATCGATCTCCATCTGCACCGTTGGAATCTCCAGAGTGGTATACCCGATGCCGGCCTGATCCAGCGCCTTCCGGAATCCCTCCTCATCAGCCTTCTGCAGAAAGCCGTAATCATGCGGCGAGCTCTCCCGCGCGGAGGACTCCACTGAATAATAGGAAATATAGCTCAGTGAGAGCAGGCCGATGGCCAATGCAGACACGGTGGTAATGACGGTCAACAGCAGCGCATTCGATTTCATCCTGAACATAATCGACGATAGCGACAATACCTCCTGGATGGACAGGTACCCTTTTTTGCTGCGGCGGATAAGATTGAACAGGAAGCTGACAGAGCCTTTGTAAAAAAGATACGTTCCGATAATTACCAGAGCGAGTATGGCGATCATCGCAAACATCAATGCGTTCATTCCATAGAAGGTACCGTTGAACAGCTTCCCGGAAATATAGTAGCCTCCGCAGATACTGCCGATTCCGAGCAGGCCGATCACCACCTCCCACAGCGACATTCTCTGGATACGCGTCTGTGAAGTCGCCGTAACCTTGAACAGCGAGAGAATGCTCTGGGCCCGGATGAAAGTGTAGTTCATGATCATAATGAGGATATATACTCCTACGAACACCAGCACCGTCTGCAGCAACGCCTCAGGGGAGAAGCGCAGCGCAGCGAGCTGATCAACCCCCAGGATTTTGAACAGCACCATCAGAATCAGCCGTGACATCACGAATCCTGCGCCGATTCCAGCGAACATCGAGCCAAAATACAGAATCAGATTCTCGGCGCTCAACAGCGCGAAGATTCTGCTCTTGGTCAGCCCGATCAGCTGGAACAATCCGATCTCCTTGCTGCGGCGTTTGATGAAGATCGTGTTCGCGTACAGCAGGAAGATGGCGACAATGGCCACCAGCAGGACCGAAGATGCCCCGATCGCCGCACCGCCTTTGACGGAACCGCTAACCTCATCCATTGCCGGGTCATACTGCAGCGTGACGAAGGAGAAATACAGCGCCACACTGAAAATGAGAGCGAAGACGTAGAGATAGTAATTCTTGATGTTCTTCTTGAGATTCCGCAGGATAATATAGTTCAGACTCATTGCGCGACACCGCCAAGCACGCCCTGAGTGCTGATAATATCGCCTAAGAAGGACTGCCGCGTCTCCTCGCCCTTGTTCAGCTGGGTGTAGATTTGCCCGTCCCGGATGAACACCACCCGGCTGCAATAGCTGGCGGCCACAGCATCGTGCGTCACCATGACAATGGTCGCTTCCCGCTTGCTGTTCATAGCGGCCAGCTTGTTCAGCAGATCAGAGGCAGACTTGGAATCCAGGGCTCCTGTAGGCTCATCGGCAAAAATAATGCTCGGCTGATGCACAAACGCCCGCGCCGCAGACGTACGCTGCTTCTGCCCGCCGGAGATTTCCGCCGGGTACTTGTCCTTCAGCTCATGAATACCCAGCTCGCCGGCTACCTGGTCGAACCGCTGATGCGCCTCTTTCTTGGAGATGCCTGTAATGGACAGCGGCAGCATGATGTTCTCCTTGACGGTCAGCGTATCGAGCAGGTTGTAATCCTGAAAAATGAATCCGAGATGATGCTTACGGAACTCCGCAAGCTGCTTCTCCTTCATCCCGGTGAACTCCTTGCCCTCAATTTCAATCGTGCCCTTGCTGACCCGGTCGATGGAGGACAATACGTTCAGGAGCGTCGTTTTACCGGACCCGGACGGGCCCATAATGCCGACGAACTCGCCTTTATTCACCTGAAGATCAATGCCTCTCAGCACTTCCTGCTTATTGAATTTGTTGCCATAGGTTTTATAGATTTTGTTGGCCTGCAATATAACCATCTGTTCCCCACTCCTTTTCTGTATCTCTATCATAAGCGGGTGAAGGCCCGATTTCCTGCTTATCGCCGAACAATATGAAGAAGCATGTGACACTATTGTCACATGCCTGATAACCGCTGAAAGTCGTTCTCCCTCGGAAAAGTCAGCGAAAACTCGCTCCCCTCCCCCGGGACCGAAGCCGCATCAATCCTGATCTGTAACGGCTCTGCCACCTGCCGGGTCAGATATAATCCCATGCCGGTGGCCGCCCCCTCCTGACGCACACGGGATGACGTGAACCCTTTGTCGTAGATCCGGGGCAGGTCCCGGGGATCGATGCCTTGGCCGCTGTCCTCAATGGTAAGGATGACATGACCGTCCTGCTCCCGGCTGCGGATCAGAATATCCGAGGCTTCGCTATATTTCACAGCATTGGTCAGGAGCTGCCGGAGCATGAAGGCCAGCCATTTGCCGTCCGTCAGCACCGCCTCGGCCTCAAGCTCAACATCGAACCCGATGCCCTTGGAGAAGCACCAGGATTTCAGAGCCCGGATCTCCTGGTTCAGAATAGGCGCAAGGCTCACCTTCGTGATGAACAAATCATTCTGGATGAAGGGAATCCGCTTCTGGTGAAGCTGCTGGTCAAGCAGGTGGTGAATCCGCAGCCACTCATACATCAGCTGTCTTTGCAGCGTCTCATCCGGGAGACGCTCAATCATAAGCTGCATGGCGGTCAGCGGGGTCTTGACCTCATGAATCCAGGCCAGCTGCTCGTCCTTCTCCGACTCCAGCAGCTGGACATTCATGGACGACTCACGCTTGTAGCGGTCAGTCTGGGCGCTCACCGCTTCATGGACAAGCTGTTCCAGCGGACTGCGGGGCGTAAGCACTGTCTGCAGCTCATAGATCTGGTCCCAGCCCTCCAGGCTCCGGTAGAACGGGGTCTCCCGGAGATAGCGCAGGAAGAAGAAGACCAGGAAGATCAGCGTATTCAGCAGGACAATATACAGGATCGGCAGCAGCGAAATGGCCGAGTCCAGATAAGCTACGGCAATAGTAATCAGCTGGAGGGATGCCAGCAGCAGCAGCCAGCTCCGCTTTTCCACAATGTATTTCCAGATCATTCTGCCGCCTCTTCCGTGGCCATATACCCCTGACCAACCTTGGTCTCGATGAACGCATCCAGACCGAGCGGCTCCAGCTTCTTGCGCAGCCGGTTCACATTCACCGTCAGCGTATTATCGCTGACAAAATGCTCGTTGTCCCACAAACTCTTAATGATCTCCCCGCGGTCCACAATGCTGTTTTTGCGCTCCAGGAGGATTTTGAGAATCAGCATCTCATTCTTCGTCAGCAGTGCCGATCCCCCGCTGCCCGTCACGGTATTCTTCACGAATTCAATGGCCGCCCCGCGCCAGGTCTTCAGCTCCGTGCGTTCCGTACTATAATTGTAGACCCGGCGGAGCGTGGCCTGAATCTTGGCGATCAGCACCTCGAAATGGAACGGCTTCTGTATGAAATCATCCGCCCCGAGCTGCATGGACATCACCATATCACTCGGATGATCCCGGGATGAGAGGAAGATGATCGGTACGTTAGAATGATTGCGCAGAATCCGGCACCAGTGGAACCCGTCGAACTGCGGCAGCTGGATATCAATCACCACCAGATCCGGCTTCACCTCGGTGAATTCCTGCAGCACCTTGCCGAAATCCGTAACCCCATACACCTCATACGACCATTGGGCCAGCCGCTCCCGGATCTCTCCGAACAGCGTAATATCATCTTCTATCAGCATGATTTTGAACAAAGTCAGATTCCCCTTCCCCACCTAATGAAACCATATACATTATAATAAACGTATTAGTACTGAACCTCAGATTCAATTATACAGAGGAGTTGGTCATGATGGGAACGTTTGGCGGGATTTTCACAATACTGATGGGACTGGCACTGATCGCAGCAGGAATATATATACGCACCAACCCCACCTCCGGCTGGCGGATGAGCGAGGGCTGGAAGACGAAAGGGGATGCTGAACCGAGCGACGCCTATATTAGCTCCAGGCGCTTCACCGGGGCTGTACTATTTTGGATTGCATCATTTTTTATCGTTATGGGGATATTGAGTTTGCTCTAAAATAGCGAATTGATGCTATACAGCCAAAGCTGCAATAATGTACTATAGCCGTTGTCACGCCGGGTGTATATTCAGGTAACTACTTCAATATGGAGGTTATCATGAATATATCCGCCTTTATCATCTATTGTATAGTGGTTACCTTCACACCCGGCCCGACTAATATTGTCATCCTGTCTTCCGTCCAGCATCACGGGGCCAGAAAAACCATGGTGTATGTCTGGGGCGCGACGCTTGCCTTCGGACTGCTGCTGGCCGCTTCGGCCCTGCTGAACCAGCTTCTGGCAGGAATACTCCCGGAGATTCTCCGCATCATGCAGATAACCGGCAGCGTGTACATGCTCTACCTGGCGTACCAGGTCTACCATATGGGCCGTGGCTCCGGCGCGGACGCCCGGTATTCCACCGGCTTTCATTCCGGTCTGCTGATGCAGTTCGCGAATCCCAAGGTGCTTTTGTTCACACTGACCGTTATTCCGGGTTACGTCCTGCCTTACCATCCTTCTTCGGCTGCTACCCTCGGGTTCGTGTCCGCAGATATCCTCGCCTTGTCGGCAAGCATGACAGATTTCACCTACAAAAAGCACTGCCATGCAGAATACGCCGTCGGCGTCACCCTGCGCGGCATTCAGCAATATACACTGGACGGCAGCTTCCAGTCCTCGCGCAAAAACGGCGTCATGCTGTTCAACCCGGAGCAGATTCATGACGGCAGCGGCTTATGAGTATATGCTGCAGTTGGCGTAACACGAGCCAATCCTATACTTAAATGATTCAGTTACTCCAATCCACCGAACCGCTGCCTCTGGCATCAGTGACAATTGTGGATACAACCGCTTTTCCATCCTCATCTGTTCCCTGAATTTCAAACGGGACCCCTGCAGTTGCTGCCTGAAAAGCAAACCAGATCGTCCGGCCGGACGCCGCCGTAACCAGCTTCGCTTCCGATTTATCCGTCCCGGCCTCTTTCTGCCTAAGGGTGATATGCCGGATAGACGGGCTCAGCACTTCTCCGAACACCAGCGGAAAAGGCGTTGACACCTGCTCAAGCTCCGGCAATCTCATATAATTCATAGCCGAGGCGGCAGGGTCCGCATCCGTTCCGTATCCTGCTCCCCAGACCCATTTCCAGCCGAGCCAGGTTTTGCGGACATATTCGACCTGAAGATCGCCCCCCGTCTGGCTGCCAGACCGGGTAAGGAATACAAGCTTCCCTCTGCCGACAGCCTCCTGAT
This region of Paenibacillus sp. FSL K6-1096 genomic DNA includes:
- a CDS encoding Rpn family recombination-promoting nuclease/putative transposase codes for the protein MFGSEENRDVLLAFLNRTFTEAGKPLLSDIILLNPYTDKDSPRDKQSILDIRAKTTEGEIINVEMQLFNKYDTEKRTLYYWSKQYSTQLQESQPYNQLKRCVTINIINFALLPNTLYHNVFHLREDRTGIPLLDDIEIHFLELPKLDEQAVSLEQGGLVNWLLFLKGVDQTKWEVLTMNEPVLKKAMNTLEFLSQNEEARRQYEARQRYLHDEASMYEAAKVAEAKGWAEGEAKGKADSKKETALKLLALGIELSVITEATGLSVEEIQKLKPLQ
- a CDS encoding family 16 glycoside hydrolase; the encoded protein is MFKKWFVSLSASLSLLLIFAAIPVNAANGPVVWGTTSTITNINTFTDAGPDARGLRPGTFGSEYARMIKLANGDWLAVAAIYDNNGYTKVSWGGTRLQVFRSTDNCRTWSLMSTLWEDGRDLDNGQLLQLPNGDLLLAMRSVRWQESYKLRVYKSVNGGANWSYLSTIDENNGAPGALGNPDKGVYEPHMQLLNDGSVGVMYASEKHVTENPSYSQIISQKISTNGGASWGNEIYVAWDPSNSGARPGMPVWTKMANGQYIVAFEVCGTQSCRIFTKKSTDGKTWSSGIGTQVSTNQQGGPYILSLADGRLLLSSNSNVLSLSNDYGNTWVDNDIPAFGNSWWSAMYQTGANEVAFVNSVDRSVGGHNVQVRFGTLSGAYTNDFSANDNGWARYGGTWAVSGGTYNLNSVNADKSLLTPYPSLMSYTLEGDIRLNNAGQGSLLFNVTSPGTGADLQKGYAAGIDSAGEVWLGRFNNNWTSLQTVNTPIAVNTWYHMKVVVNNGNIKVYVGDMTVPKIDKNDAVFTSGTVGVRGGFGNSVSFDNFKVN
- a CDS encoding sugar-binding domain-containing protein; protein product: MTTRHYIKDYPRPQFVRDAWQSLNGQWDFRYDDDNTGEKDRWYEALHGDLKIEVPFTYETEASGIGDPVFHPYVWYERDLQLPDSLGTKRVLLNFQAVDYIAKVWVNGSYAGGHQGGYAAFTLDITGYLNTGTGAVNRLTVKAEDSQSCTQPRGKQRWVDENFECFYVQTTGIWQSVWLECVSPSYLKSVKITPDLDNRSVHFEYNTHGANPDLRLETRISTGEKTFKQVSLQADRTSLQLDVELTHEANGPWKLQSWSPASPVLYEVEFILYDKEQVIDRVFSYFGLRKISIEQGKVLLNNTPVYQRLILDQGYWPDSHLTPPSEEALIADIDAILAMGYNGVRKHMKIEDARFLYWCDVKGLLVWSEMAATFEFNDEAVEQFTNEWTEIVRQQYNHPSVITWVPFNESWGVPQVYTNKRQQQFTVGIYHLTKALDPDRPVIVNDGWEHTVSDIITLHDYEESGAALLERYADSGSVLGGSSSFNNWKYAIAKGYEYRGQPVMVSEFGGIAFDTGTGWGYGEQVRSTKAFLERFRSITQAIKDTPYICGYCYTQVTDVQQEVNGLLTEDRTPKLPLDEIRKINLQPGRSS
- a CDS encoding helix-turn-helix domain-containing protein; the protein is MEHADELVKVTHALSTELRLGMLALLNKRRMNVAELAEALEIPVSTAASNVKVLEQARLIETELLPASRGAMKVCSRIYDDIKIIINAPQPLAEAGQGEHCYEIAMPIGNFTACEVAPTCGMVSESGPIITEDSPAGFFHPNRVQAQLVWLRKGYLEYRYPLEIPPGAEIREIQFSMEICSEAPNYANDWPSDITLWINQVEVGTWTSPGDFGGRRGKLNPAWWIDSGTQFGALKTWSIDHTRSTIDHQELSAVTLEQLSLTRQNHVDLRLGVKEDARYKGGMNLFGKKFGDYEQDLVMKIFYSVKA
- a CDS encoding ABC transporter permease is translated as MSLNYIILRNLKKNIKNYYLYVFALIFSVALYFSFVTLQYDPAMDEVSGSVKGGAAIGASSVLLVAIVAIFLLYANTIFIKRRSKEIGLFQLIGLTKSRIFALLSAENLILYFGSMFAGIGAGFVMSRLILMVLFKILGVDQLAALRFSPEALLQTVLVFVGVYILIMIMNYTFIRAQSILSLFKVTATSQTRIQRMSLWEVVIGLLGIGSICGGYYISGKLFNGTFYGMNALMFAMIAILALVIIGTYLFYKGSVSFLFNLIRRSKKGYLSIQEVLSLSSIMFRMKSNALLLTVITTVSALAIGLLSLSYISYYSVESSARESSPHDYGFLQKADEEGFRKALDQAGIGYTTLEIPTVQMEIDLKQVLDTKNTPGDETSLLATVISDSSLKDVDVQPGEASIMGYTTTKQTMLKLKNKGELDFLTKDGVVKQQLAGLSEESVLPYYFGGGILGVFVVDDSVYQELAQRKDPKEQERVSGDGIYYGLNLTQSSQVKQAYEIYTQQKPELQSFSQYQYEFNQRTNMGLIMFIVGFLGLTFLITSGCILYFKQMDESEEERGGYTILRKLGFTQGDLLRGIRFKQLFNFGIPLIVGLCHSYFAVKSGWFFFGTEMLTPMFAVMGLYTVLYSIFGLLSVLYYKRVIGESL
- a CDS encoding ABC transporter ATP-binding protein, encoding MVILQANKIYKTYGNKFNKQEVLRGIDLQVNKGEFVGIMGPSGSGKTTLLNVLSSIDRVSKGTIEIEGKEFTGMKEKQLAEFRKHHLGFIFQDYNLLDTLTVKENIMLPLSITGISKKEAHQRFDQVAGELGIHELKDKYPAEISGGQKQRTSAARAFVHQPSIIFADEPTGALDSKSASDLLNKLAAMNSKREATIVMVTHDAVAASYCSRVVFIRDGQIYTQLNKGEETRQSFLGDIISTQGVLGGVAQ
- a CDS encoding MOSC N-terminal beta barrel domain-containing protein; translation: MPVTVGEIKAINRYPVKSFAGEELESCKVVSYGVEGDRYCSFYDMTKKDWSQYITARKVPRMMSYKAEYNGGAIRVTAEDGRVFGWDRELLAEIQSLTKTEITMSEPKAPHPEAQYPELLSVDGASILLVTDKSLKKLEVLWGKPIDQRRFRGNFLVEVSEDSLGEEEWLGRRLTIGSAELQVDSYCERCVMITTDPDTLERDSSLLKQVYKELNQQFGVYASVIRTGEVRLGDQVVMLED
- a CDS encoding sensor histidine kinase — protein: MIWKYIVEKRSWLLLLASLQLITIAVAYLDSAISLLPILYIVLLNTLIFLVFFFLRYLRETPFYRSLEGWDQIYELQTVLTPRSPLEQLVHEAVSAQTDRYKRESSMNVQLLESEKDEQLAWIHEVKTPLTAMQLMIERLPDETLQRQLMYEWLRIHHLLDQQLHQKRIPFIQNDLFITKVSLAPILNQEIRALKSWCFSKGIGFDVELEAEAVLTDGKWLAFMLRQLLTNAVKYSEASDILIRSREQDGHVILTIEDSGQGIDPRDLPRIYDKGFTSSRVRQEGAATGMGLYLTRQVAEPLQIRIDAASVPGEGSEFSLTFPRENDFQRLSGM